From one Aquicella siphonis genomic stretch:
- the ubiA gene encoding 4-hydroxybenzoate octaprenyltransferase: MLIRERLSQYAYLMRLDRPIGILLLLWPTLWALWLAAGGRPNGKILLIFVLGVILTRSAGCVLNDFADRHVDCHVRRTRARPLASGKVTVYEAILIAGILCLGALLLVLQCNLLTIVLAFVGAGWMLIYPYLKRVTHLPQLGLGIAFSWGVPMAFAAETGMVDISAWILFIISAIWPVIYDTMYAMIDREDDLNIGVKSSAILFSAMDTMVIGLLQALFVLMLVIVGLIFDLRSVYYLSAPLVTVLFAYQQWLIRNRDPKQCFQAFLNNNWVGLVIFGGIFLSYLQ; the protein is encoded by the coding sequence ATGTTAATACGTGAACGATTATCACAATATGCTTATCTGATGAGGCTGGACAGGCCGATTGGCATCCTGCTTTTGTTGTGGCCGACGCTGTGGGCGTTATGGCTGGCCGCCGGCGGCCGCCCGAACGGCAAGATACTGCTGATATTTGTACTGGGTGTCATACTGACTCGCTCAGCAGGATGTGTGTTGAATGATTTTGCTGACCGTCATGTCGATTGTCATGTGCGGCGGACCCGCGCGCGCCCTCTCGCGAGCGGCAAGGTTACCGTTTATGAAGCGATATTGATCGCAGGGATTTTATGCCTGGGCGCGCTGCTGCTGGTTTTGCAATGTAATCTGCTTACCATCGTGCTGGCTTTTGTAGGCGCGGGCTGGATGCTGATTTATCCTTATCTGAAGCGCGTGACGCATCTGCCGCAGCTCGGGCTGGGTATTGCGTTTAGCTGGGGTGTGCCCATGGCGTTTGCCGCGGAGACCGGCATGGTTGACATATCGGCGTGGATTTTATTTATTATCAGTGCCATCTGGCCGGTGATCTATGACACCATGTATGCCATGATAGACCGGGAAGATGATCTGAATATAGGCGTGAAATCGAGCGCAATCTTGTTCAGTGCCATGGATACAATGGTCATCGGCTTGTTACAGGCTTTGTTTGTGCTGATGCTCGTCATTGTCGGACTCATCTTTGATCTGCGTTCGGTCTATTATTTGAGTGCGCCGCTGGTTACGGTCTTGTTCGCCTATCAGCAATGGCTGATCAGAAACAGGGATCCGAAACAGTGTTTTCAGGCTTTTCTGAATAACAACTGGGTCGGCCTGGTGATTTTTGGCGGAATCTTTTTGAGTTACCTGCAATGA
- a CDS encoding HAD family hydrolase — translation MAVVTKQMAYGPEHSPNRIRANDLAALPDRCHTPIDTLSLDCFDTLLWRKYASPHDVFYQLQHAASFQSLGMTAAMRIQAEDRARRLMLLNQQHSEVRLRDIYLANHPELDKRQLDALSEEEIAAEMEACFAYPPMVQLIRDAQSRGMKIIIVSDTYFEEPQLRRLLTAALPADVMAAIDSIYCSCDYGKSKATGLFEKIVRSRGNTPENYLHIGDHAASDYAAPRAFRLNALQFQREDEYMTNLLRLQAIAAGMMDTGTRSTRPVPSPFLGVFAMEKTAENKPESLIGYASLGPIMYTFARYICDEIEQMRREGKQPKALFLMRDAYLPSLACSALTRSTLGACVSISRFAAYAASFRSQREIDRYLAESAHSQRFRDMARQLLLPDKVAEPLIRTAHRHAQPEIEFARLVRRRDILRMILDKSAQYRSRLLRHLQKTAGIAAKDTLVFIDLGYHGTVQDLLTPVFADMNIEVTGRYLITLRTPGWESRRRGLLDPSWCDDKALQTLVSYIALLEQLCTSNQGSVVDYDREGSAVHAVAAISAQQHAKLFQIQSECLRFIHDAQRYFQDIKPHISPFLLRETVRAELCRMIFFPTAPELQYLRSFQFDWNLGTQDVSTVFDPEQGLKGLHRRGLFFIEKNSKTMRMNYPAELRAAGFELTLALLSQQRFGLDIKLKDMLPRQSHLPATLARGHETHQTILDAQMTYDGYYTAWTPVGEGDIQVSVLWGKKHEWIQIESAELIQMDAFIAQNESQHTHDAWPCLAFDQMTEHRGRLFHCTSGTSSMTLKPSLQPEPGRQYVFRIVYRPLAPPAPEPAAVMQGPKITFTF, via the coding sequence ATGGCAGTAGTCACAAAACAGATGGCCTATGGGCCGGAACACTCCCCCAACAGGATAAGGGCGAACGATCTTGCCGCCCTGCCAGACCGCTGCCATACCCCCATAGACACGCTCTCGCTTGATTGTTTTGATACTTTGCTCTGGCGCAAATACGCTTCACCGCACGATGTGTTTTATCAATTACAGCATGCAGCGTCATTTCAATCCCTTGGCATGACCGCCGCCATGCGTATTCAGGCGGAAGACAGGGCGCGCCGTCTCATGCTTCTAAATCAGCAGCATAGTGAAGTCAGACTGCGGGATATTTATCTGGCGAATCATCCGGAGCTTGATAAAAGACAGCTGGACGCGCTGTCAGAAGAAGAAATTGCGGCAGAAATGGAAGCCTGCTTTGCCTATCCCCCCATGGTCCAGCTGATACGCGACGCGCAAAGCCGCGGCATGAAGATCATCATAGTGAGTGACACCTATTTTGAAGAGCCGCAACTGCGCCGGCTTCTCACTGCCGCGCTGCCTGCGGACGTCATGGCTGCGATTGACAGCATTTACTGTTCCTGCGATTACGGAAAATCCAAAGCAACCGGCTTGTTTGAAAAAATCGTCAGGTCCAGAGGCAATACACCTGAAAATTATCTGCATATCGGTGATCATGCCGCATCTGATTACGCCGCGCCGCGCGCCTTTCGTCTTAATGCCCTGCAATTTCAGCGTGAAGATGAATACATGACAAATCTGCTGCGGCTGCAAGCCATTGCCGCAGGCATGATGGATACCGGCACTCGCAGCACCCGGCCTGTGCCCAGCCCGTTTCTGGGTGTTTTTGCCATGGAAAAAACAGCGGAAAACAAACCTGAATCACTGATAGGATACGCTTCACTGGGACCTATCATGTACACCTTCGCCCGATATATATGCGATGAAATAGAACAGATGAGACGCGAAGGCAAACAACCCAAAGCGCTGTTCCTCATGCGGGACGCCTATCTGCCATCGCTCGCCTGCTCCGCTCTCACCCGGTCTACCTTGGGCGCATGCGTCAGTATCAGCCGTTTCGCCGCCTATGCGGCTTCTTTTCGCAGCCAGCGTGAAATTGACCGCTATCTCGCCGAATCCGCCCACTCTCAACGGTTTCGTGACATGGCGCGGCAGTTATTATTGCCGGATAAAGTCGCGGAACCCTTGATCAGAACCGCACACAGACACGCTCAACCCGAAATCGAATTCGCCCGCCTTGTTCGCCGCCGCGACATATTACGCATGATTCTCGATAAATCAGCGCAATACCGTTCACGGTTATTGCGTCACCTGCAAAAAACTGCCGGGATCGCTGCAAAAGACACACTGGTTTTTATTGATCTCGGTTATCATGGCACCGTGCAAGACTTGCTGACACCGGTCTTCGCCGATATGAACATTGAAGTCACCGGACGTTACCTCATCACTCTGCGCACACCCGGATGGGAATCCCGCCGCCGCGGACTGTTGGATCCCTCCTGGTGCGATGACAAAGCCCTGCAAACACTGGTTTCATATATCGCCCTCCTCGAGCAGCTTTGCACTTCAAACCAGGGCAGCGTCGTCGATTACGACCGGGAAGGCAGTGCGGTACACGCCGTCGCCGCCATTAGCGCACAACAGCACGCAAAACTGTTTCAGATACAATCCGAATGCCTTCGCTTCATACATGACGCGCAGCGCTATTTTCAAGACATTAAACCGCACATTTCCCCATTCCTGCTGCGAGAAACCGTGCGCGCCGAACTTTGCCGCATGATTTTTTTCCCAACCGCGCCGGAATTACAATATTTACGTTCATTCCAGTTCGACTGGAATCTTGGCACGCAAGATGTGTCAACCGTGTTCGACCCGGAGCAAGGACTAAAAGGGCTGCATCGCCGCGGCCTCTTTTTTATAGAAAAAAATTCCAAGACCATGCGCATGAATTATCCCGCGGAATTACGCGCGGCCGGATTTGAATTAACACTCGCGTTACTGTCGCAGCAACGCTTTGGACTTGATATCAAATTAAAAGACATGTTGCCGCGGCAATCGCATCTTCCCGCCACCCTGGCGCGCGGCCATGAAACCCACCAGACTATTCTGGATGCGCAAATGACTTATGACGGGTATTACACTGCATGGACACCCGTAGGAGAGGGTGATATCCAGGTTTCAGTCTTATGGGGAAAAAAGCATGAATGGATACAGATAGAAAGCGCGGAACTCATTCAAATGGATGCATTCATCGCCCAGAATGAATCACAGCACACCCACGACGCCTGGCCGTGTCTTGCGTTTGATCAAATGACGGAACACCGTGGCAGACTGTTCCATTGCACATCCGGTACGAGCAGCATGACCCTGAAACCCTCGCTGCAGCCGGAACCCGGCCGGCAGTATGTCTTCCGGATTGTATACCGTCCTCTCGCTCCGCCTGCTCCCGAACCCGCAGCAGTGATGCAAGGCCCGAAGATCACTTTCACCTTCTGA
- a CDS encoding MarC family protein, with amino-acid sequence MTLYSATITLILVMDPLGNIPLFLSTLNNVDPKRRQRIILRETFIAFILLTLFLFFGQYILEGMHISEPALQIAGGIILFLIAIRMIFPQNGQEDKSSFSGEPLIVPLAVPLIAGPSTMTMVMLLANQAPYDMFRWFIALTIAWFITTVILVFADFLRKILGERGLTAIERLMGMILTTMAVQMFLSGFEQFLHA; translated from the coding sequence ATGACCTTATACTCCGCCACGATCACGCTCATACTCGTCATGGATCCCTTGGGGAACATTCCGCTCTTTCTGTCGACCCTGAACAATGTTGATCCCAAAAGGCGCCAGCGTATCATCCTGCGCGAGACATTTATCGCTTTCATTCTTCTGACGCTTTTTTTATTTTTTGGTCAATATATCCTGGAAGGCATGCATATTTCCGAACCGGCCCTGCAGATTGCAGGCGGCATCATTCTCTTTCTCATCGCGATACGCATGATTTTTCCGCAGAATGGCCAGGAAGACAAATCCTCGTTTTCAGGTGAACCCCTCATCGTTCCTCTGGCCGTCCCCTTGATTGCCGGGCCCTCCACCATGACCATGGTCATGCTGCTGGCTAATCAGGCGCCTTATGACATGTTCCGCTGGTTTATCGCTCTCACGATCGCCTGGTTTATCACGACTGTCATTCTTGTTTTTGCTGATTTTCTGCGGAAAATCCTTGGCGAACGCGGGCTGACCGCCATCGAAAGACTGATGGGCATGATACTGACCACCATGGCTGTTCAGATGTTTCTCTCGGGGTTCGAACAGTTTTTGCATGCCTGA
- a CDS encoding class I SAM-dependent methyltransferase: protein MHHLIAVTTASPARRDEALKLASNLGLEHLENQDTIAAARFDYLLIFTPGYLGLIDTRAKDTRPFCVDFLSDKLLYRCKQASLRKELLGRAAGRHPRELPVMVDATAGLGRDSFILAALGYEITLLERSPVVHALLADACQRAKNDARTAAIVERMRLINADSRVWLTENTSDIIYLDPMFPARQKSASVKKDMVIMQQLLGKDENADELFHTASRCANYRIIVKRPRLAENIANKKPDFSLTGKNSRFDVYSSQRHLKG, encoded by the coding sequence ATGCATCATCTTATTGCAGTCACAACGGCATCCCCTGCACGGCGGGATGAAGCCTTGAAACTGGCATCGAACCTGGGGCTGGAGCACCTTGAGAACCAGGATACCATCGCTGCAGCCAGATTTGATTATCTGCTTATCTTTACTCCAGGGTATCTGGGCTTGATCGACACGCGGGCAAAAGACACCAGGCCGTTCTGCGTGGATTTTCTTTCAGACAAGCTGTTGTATCGCTGCAAACAAGCCAGTCTGCGCAAGGAACTGCTGGGAAGAGCTGCGGGCAGGCACCCGCGCGAGCTGCCGGTCATGGTCGATGCCACCGCCGGACTGGGCAGAGACAGTTTTATTTTGGCAGCATTAGGATATGAGATCACCCTGCTGGAACGTTCTCCTGTTGTTCATGCCTTGCTGGCCGATGCCTGCCAGCGCGCAAAAAATGACGCGCGCACCGCTGCCATTGTGGAACGCATGCGGCTGATCAATGCCGACTCCCGAGTCTGGCTGACTGAAAATACCAGCGATATCATTTACCTGGATCCCATGTTCCCGGCACGACAAAAGTCCGCATCGGTCAAGAAAGATATGGTTATAATGCAGCAACTTCTCGGAAAAGATGAGAATGCGGATGAATTGTTCCATACGGCGTCCCGCTGCGCCAACTATCGCATCATTGTAAAAAGGCCGCGATTGGCAGAGAATATCGCCAACAAAAAACCAGATTTTTCCCTGACGGGAAAGAATAGCCGATTTGACGTATATTCAAGTCAACGCCATTTGAAAGGGTAG
- a CDS encoding DedA family protein: METIQLFLQYILHIDTYLISFVSTYGALTYLILFAIIFCETGLVVTPFLPGDSLLFAAGSIAASASHALDIQILFILLTAASILGNKVNYLVGRSIGPKVFTAEKSWLLNKKHLQEAHQFHEKHGGKTIILARYLPIIRTFAPFVAGVGYMNPKEFALYNILSAILWVGSLLAAGYFFGSLPIIRDNFSIVVYGIIILSILPPFAAFLYRKTCR; encoded by the coding sequence ATGGAAACCATACAACTCTTCTTGCAATATATTTTACATATCGACACCTACCTTATTTCATTTGTCTCCACCTATGGCGCCCTGACCTACCTCATCTTGTTTGCCATTATTTTCTGCGAAACAGGTCTGGTCGTTACCCCGTTTCTCCCGGGCGACTCCCTGCTATTCGCCGCTGGCAGCATAGCCGCCAGCGCAAGCCACGCATTAGATATCCAGATTCTCTTTATCCTGCTCACGGCTGCATCCATACTCGGCAACAAAGTGAATTATCTCGTCGGCAGAAGCATAGGCCCCAAGGTTTTTACCGCTGAAAAATCCTGGCTGCTGAATAAAAAGCACTTACAGGAAGCGCATCAATTTCACGAGAAACATGGCGGCAAAACCATCATTCTTGCCCGCTATCTTCCCATTATCCGGACTTTTGCACCGTTTGTTGCCGGCGTGGGTTATATGAATCCCAAAGAATTTGCCTTGTATAACATCCTGAGCGCCATTCTCTGGGTAGGCAGCCTGCTGGCTGCCGGCTACTTCTTTGGCTCACTTCCCATTATCCGGGATAATTTTTCCATTGTGGTATATGGGATTATTATTTTATCTATCCTTCCCCCATTTGCTGCATTTTTATACCGCAAAACCTGCCGGTGA
- the accB gene encoding acetyl-CoA carboxylase biotin carboxyl carrier protein translates to MDMRKIKKLIELIQSTGVAEIEIREGEESVRITREVHTAAPVMMAPPVMPAAAVPPPALAAPEPAPAKAAEAPAVQDKHMLKAPMVGTVYLSSTPGAKPFVEIGQSVKAGDVICLIEAMKMFNQIEADKTGTITARLVDNGTPVEFNQPLFVIE, encoded by the coding sequence ATGGACATGCGTAAAATCAAAAAGCTGATTGAGCTCATCCAAAGCACGGGCGTTGCTGAAATTGAGATACGTGAAGGCGAAGAATCTGTGCGCATTACCCGGGAAGTCCATACTGCCGCCCCGGTCATGATGGCCCCTCCCGTGATGCCCGCTGCCGCCGTCCCGCCGCCGGCACTAGCCGCCCCCGAACCAGCCCCGGCCAAGGCAGCCGAAGCCCCCGCCGTGCAGGACAAACACATGTTAAAAGCCCCCATGGTCGGCACAGTCTATTTATCCTCCACGCCCGGAGCAAAGCCTTTTGTGGAAATCGGGCAATCCGTCAAGGCAGGAGACGTTATCTGCCTCATAGAAGCCATGAAAATGTTCAACCAGATTGAAGCCGACAAGACGGGAACCATTACTGCAAGACTGGTGGATAATGGAACGCCGGTTGAATTCAACCAGCCCCTCTTTGTAATCGAATGA
- the accC gene encoding acetyl-CoA carboxylase biotin carboxylase subunit: MLDKILIANRGEIALRILRACKELGIKTVAAHSTVDRDLLHVRLADESVCIGPHQAGLSYLNIPAIISAAEITDAVAIHPGYGFLSENADFAEQVEKSGFTFIGPHPDTIRQMGDKVAAIKFMKQIGIPCVPGSNEPIGEDDPATLALARQIGYPVIIKAAGGGGGRGMRVVHTESHLINAITLTRSEAKAAFNNDKVYLEKYLQNPRHIEIQVLGDGQGNAIYLGERDCSIQRRHQKIIEEAPAPGISHKQREEIGELCAQACRDMKYRGAGTMEFLYEDGKFYFIEMNTRIQVEHPVTEMVTGIDLVKEQLYVASGKKLSLTQKDVRIVGHAIECRINAEDPRTFSPSPGTVSYFHAPGGPGIRVDSHIYGSYKVPPYYDSLIAKVIAHGETREIALARMRNALDETVIEGIRTNVPLHQDILRGNSFQKGLVNIHYLEKWMNM, encoded by the coding sequence ATGTTAGATAAAATTCTAATCGCAAACCGGGGTGAAATCGCATTGCGCATTTTGCGCGCCTGCAAGGAACTGGGCATCAAGACCGTGGCGGCACATTCCACCGTTGACCGCGACCTTCTGCATGTACGCCTGGCCGATGAATCCGTTTGCATAGGGCCGCATCAGGCTGGTCTCAGCTATCTCAACATTCCCGCCATCATCAGCGCCGCCGAAATCACCGATGCGGTAGCCATTCACCCGGGCTATGGATTTCTTTCGGAAAACGCCGATTTTGCTGAACAGGTGGAAAAAAGCGGATTTACCTTTATCGGTCCGCATCCTGACACTATTCGCCAAATGGGTGACAAGGTTGCCGCAATCAAGTTCATGAAGCAGATTGGCATTCCCTGTGTGCCCGGCTCAAACGAACCAATTGGAGAAGATGATCCCGCAACCCTCGCTCTGGCGCGTCAGATAGGATATCCCGTGATCATCAAGGCGGCAGGAGGAGGCGGAGGGCGCGGCATGCGCGTTGTGCATACTGAATCCCACCTGATTAACGCCATCACCTTGACGCGCAGCGAAGCCAAGGCAGCGTTTAATAATGACAAGGTCTACCTGGAAAAATACCTGCAAAATCCTCGCCATATTGAAATACAAGTGCTAGGAGACGGCCAGGGCAACGCCATTTACCTGGGTGAGCGCGACTGTTCCATACAACGCCGCCATCAAAAAATCATTGAAGAAGCGCCCGCACCAGGCATCTCTCATAAACAGCGGGAGGAAATCGGTGAATTATGCGCCCAGGCCTGCCGCGACATGAAATACCGTGGCGCCGGCACGATGGAGTTTCTCTACGAAGATGGAAAATTTTATTTCATTGAAATGAATACCCGCATACAAGTAGAGCATCCCGTCACTGAAATGGTAACGGGTATCGACCTGGTCAAGGAACAATTGTATGTGGCTTCGGGCAAAAAGCTATCCCTGACACAGAAAGACGTGCGCATCGTCGGACACGCGATAGAATGCCGTATCAATGCCGAAGATCCGCGGACATTTTCACCTTCTCCGGGCACTGTCTCCTATTTCCACGCCCCCGGCGGTCCCGGCATACGCGTGGATTCACACATCTATGGGAGTTACAAGGTACCCCCTTACTATGACTCTCTCATCGCCAAAGTGATTGCGCATGGCGAAACCCGCGAAATTGCCCTGGCGCGTATGCGTAATGCACTGGATGAAACAGTCATTGAAGGCATACGGACCAATGTCCCCCTCCACCAGGACATTCTCCGCGGCAACAGCTTCCAGAAGGGGCTGGTTAACATTCATTATCTGGAAAAATGGATGAACATGTAA